The Megachile rotundata isolate GNS110a chromosome 6, iyMegRotu1, whole genome shotgun sequence nucleotide sequence GGAACAGCTGGGAAAGCGTGTCTCTCGCGTAGCAAGACGGAGTCGATGTGGCAGACTCGAGCCGACAGACGTTTCCTTTCGGACGCGTTTTAATATCTCAAGCATTAATTTCTTTTTGCGGAAAACACGCTGTTCCCGTCGTTGCTTTGTCTTCGCGCACCTCTGCCCGTTTTCCCCTATCAGGCCACACTCGACACCCCCTTTCGGGTGTCTTTCGTCCTCCTCCGCGACGATTCGTCCTTACGCCGGATGACAAAATGACAAAGGAGTGGTCGCCCCGGGCCAGCGATATTACCGTTTCCGTTTCGGAACTATGCGAACCGTCTACACCCCTCTGGGCCGCGTATTACGGCCGAAAACGTCTCGTGATTGATTATGCTCGCCGTACTTTTGGCTCCTATACCACCACCCTCCGTGGGACGCGATTGATGGAGAGACTGCGAAAGGAATCGCTACCTCGGCAAACGATCGAGATGTCGTTAGCGGCTCTTTCAACGGGGATACGGCCGATTCAGAATTTCGTGAAAATTCTAACGAACTCGGTCGAACTTGCTTGGTTAACCCTCCTATTATGCGCGCGGAGCAACTTAACGCTCTATTCACCGTTGTTACCGTTTCTGCTCTAACTTTGTCGTCTTTCTTTGTGAATATCATCATCGGTGGAGCATCGATAGTTTGAAAGAATTTTTGCAAAACATTCGCTTTGCTGATGACGCAACTTCTGAAACGTCCTGTACGCGTTTCCACGAATACGATTATATGGTAACACCGTTAATACCGTTTTGCGCGATCCAGTGGCAAACATATTACAGCACACTCTAACACGGCAGAAGATTTAACCGCAACAATGTTACCTCGAGCGTAAATACTTGAGCGACTTCGATAAAACGGGTTCGTAACACGAACGAAGCCGATATAACGGAAACGCGTGACCTTCGCACGATGCAAATGGAAGCGCAGGATTTACATAACATTCAACAAGTGATCATCGGGGAATATCGCGGTTCATTTAGAAACTGCGACGAGTTACGCGGACAAGACAGCAGGGATGCGGCAACGGGGCAATCTCGAAATTCCCGCAACCACGGAAGAACAATCGTGCCGAAAAAACGGGTGCAGGGGCAAAGCACATTAAAGCGGACTTCATTAAGGTCCCCGTGGAAACGCGGACAACGAGCAAAAGAAGAGAAAGGAAAAAACGGACGAAACGAGAAGCGCAAAAAGGAAAAGCGCAGCGAGCCACTGCGAGGAGACTCGCGAGAGAGCGTAAAGGAAGATGGCGAGTGTTTATTTAGTTAAATGCCGCGTGTAATTGAGTGTAAGACTATTTTTGTTCGGCGACGAGGCGTCGGCGGTGGTCGCTAGGAAAAGGGCCAACTCCAGTGGCGGAAGAGCGAGCGGAAGAGCGAGCGAGCGAAGGCAACAATCCTCGCGCCGCTTTCCACGCTCGAGTTTTCCACCCCTTTTTCCGCGTGCTGGCAGCCACCTGATGGCTGGCTGGCACAAGGGCCCGCCGGGAATGAGATGCAGATTGCCAGAGGCCACTTCACCCGCTAGAGGGagtgaatttttaataacaccGTGCCCGTATCCGCGGTCCCGCGTAGAATCCCATTGTCTTGGCCGTGTCGTACGCGCTGGAAAAAGGACGAGCACGGACGCGGTGCGTACCGCGGACGAGTATTATTATGGGAGGAGGAATTGTCAGTGACAGGACGCGACTGAATCTACGGGAAACCACGGTGGTCCTTGTACTTTCCTCCTGGTACACCGGTTACGCGCTCGTAACGAGTCTTCCCTCCCACCGCAGCTTTAAAGTGCTCGACCTCGCGAGTTTTATCGTAatcgaacaatttttaaaaaatctgaaaaattatcTATTCGCTGTTGCAGATGAAACGCACGGAAAATCATGGACGAGTTAGCGACGAGAATGGCTCGACGTTGAACAAATTTCTGGAAAACGTTCTGAAAGCTCAGGATGATTTAAAATGGATAGATCATATCGTGCGCAATACTCATCGAACGAAAAATTGGGACAAGTGAGTCTTTCGTCGGTGAATTCTGTTCGAAGCTCCAAGTTAAATCTGTATTTTCCTATAAGATCACCCACTGGATCGAACAAGAACCTGGAACATCAAAATTTCGATGCGACTTCCTCGGGAGGGAAAGTACGCGACAAAAGAAGTTTTCTGTGGAGGACGAATCAAAAGAAATATAGTGATTTGTATCCTCCCGAACCACCTCAGAGAGTGTACATCGATAGCGATATGTCTGTTGAAAAAAATCTGGACCCCGATAACGCAGATACGTTTCAAAATGGGTATAGAATTTCCCATTTCTCGAGTCTTTACgagaaagaatttttatattaaacgcGACAACGTATGCTTTTTTCAGAATGAATGAAAAAGAGAACGGAAAGGATGTGACGGACGATCAATTACCAAAAGAGTGGTCCAATACGAAGGATATTTGTTCGCTGAACGATTGGTTGAACTCGAATAAGAATTTTAAAGGGGAACAGGATAAACGAGGAGATCGATGGATGCACGACTACGAATCCGATCAAGGAAATCAACTTAGTACGTATCATTAATCTCGACTTGCTTCGACGTCGTACAATTTTCACGATTTGTAAAAGATCCATTAAAAACGGACCCTCGAGTCAACGCGAGATACCAACGAGACGAAGCGAAGAAAGCGGAATCGCCGTCTTTGGAATCGCTTAAAGAAACTATACTCGAACTGAAGAAGAGTTTGAACGAAGACGAGAAGAGGGAGCACCAAGCAAGAGTAAAAGAGAAAGAGGACGTTAAAGAACGAAATACTCGAGCCAAGAATAAACACGAAAAACACGGAAAGGATACAGGTACTGGAACGTACTTTAATGAACTTCTTGTTTAGACTTCAGAGTTTCTAACTAAATACTCTTGTTGAGTATGATATCTTTAAGAATTAAAGGTAATGACATTTTTCTTGATTTTTCAATAGAATCTTGGTGGGACAGCTCAGAGCCGGAAGTGGCCGATTTAAAAAAGCGAGAACAAGATCCTGATGATTTCAGCGACAAGAATGTTCACCCAAATGCGTGGAGAAAGAAGAGGACCGAGGCTAATAACGACGACGATAGCCGAAAATTCTTCCACAGAGCGGGGTTTGGGGAGTCGTACCTTGAAGAGGAAGCTCTAAAAGCGCTTCATGACCGCAAAAGACGCAGCAAAGGAACCCCGACTGACGAGAAACATCAATCAAACGAATCTTGCGACGACAAAAACAATTTGTTAACCGACGAGAAAGATTCGTTAAAAACATCGAAGGAAATCGATTGCCACGATCTGGATGATCTCAACAAAAAAGAATCGAACGATTTGCAAACTAATTATGCGATCGAGCAAGGTAGCAAACCGACGAACAATTTTCCAGATACCTCGAGTTCCGTCTTCAACGGTAGAGGCTCGGGTGTGGCTGAAAATTGCGAGCAGGGTAATCGAATGGAAAATAAACTGACGAAGAACGAAGGAAAGGATTCTTTGAGAATGTTTAGGTCTAAACCGAACGAATTGCAGTCTGTTTCGGATCAAACTTCTACCCTGGACAAAGATGACAAGGAAGAAGAAGCGAAAACGCAACGAGACAAAGCGTTCGAATTTGCAGATCGTCCGTATCCAAATAACGATGGAATAAACACGGGTCAAAGAACCGAGGAATCCGACGAAAATCATGGGAAACTGTTGCCCGAGAAAAGGTCACCACAAGAGTCGGGGAATATTAATATTCTTCTGAAATCGGAGAAGAAAGATCTGATCAAATTTAGCAACGGCGGTCCCAACGAGAACTCGGGAATTAAAGGTGAACGACAGCCGTACGTGTTCAACAGATTCGATATTAGGAAGAAAATGTACATGGAGAACGAAGAGAAGCCTGGAAAATCAGTGGCCACGGTGTATAACGTGAAAATCGAGAAAGCACAGGTCGATGCGCCTGTCAAGGATAAAAGCAAACGGGAAGGGTCGGAAAGGGAAAAGCAAAGTCCGTTTAGTTCACTCAATTTTGGGAAAGATAAGGCCGACGAATTTGATGAAAACAAGCACGGCTTAATGAGTGATATGAATGAGAGAAACGTTGATGAAGGAAGAATCGAAAATTCTGTCGAGATTAACAAAGGATCAACGGAGAGAAGCGAAGGAACGCAAAACTGGTACAAGAATCATAATCAGTTTAGTACGATATACAAAAATTCAGCGGAGAAGGATCAACTTGAAAACAAAGAAGAAAACTtgaatgataaaaaaataaaagaagcgtCTGTTCGAGATTCTAATGATAAAATAAACGATGCAAGTAATCTTGCCGACAAGTCAACTGAACACGAAGAGAAGAATAAAAGGAAGTACACGCAGATAGTGATAGTGCCCGATGGTTTGGATGATCGGAAGCTAAGCGACATGTACGGTCAGAGAAGAATACTTCAGTACATGGAATACTCGGACGACGACATCGAAGACGCTGACGCGAGTTACAGCGACAAGGAGGAGGAAAGTCAACGTCAAGATATTGCTGGTAAgtgaaaatgtttatttttaccgGAAAGTCTTTCATAAACTTGAACTGTTTTTAGAAAAAAGTGACGCGCCATCGAAACGGAGAGAACGATCCGCTGTAAGCCAGAAAGAAAGGGCGAAAGTGAACGTACTGATTAAACAGAAGCTGGATAAGAAGAAGCAAAATCTTCGCGGTACCATGAGGAAAAGACGCAATCCAGTAAGCGTGATCGAGTATTACGATTACGATAGCGATAACGAGCAACCGGAACACGAGACCGATGAACAAGAACGAATTAAAACTAGTTATGACAAGAACCCTATCGAATCCGATTTGGTACTCGGTAATGTTCACTTCCCCGTCATCGACAAATCTTACTAGTACTTTATACGCTATCCGATCAAACATTTGCACATTACATTACGAGTATCAGCGCGAATTTTTTAGCGAAAAGAACGATTCGTTTTTGACTTTCTATGATCGCATCAGCGGACACCGAAGTCAAGCATACTCTCATACCGCCCGCCACGAAAAAGGACGAGCACGAGGCAGAGATGCGCAAGCAGGAGAAACTAAACAAGAAACTACCGAAACAGCAATTCATCGTATCCGGTACTGAATCTCGGCCTAAAAACGTGACAGAGAAAATGGAGGAAGGACTTGCACGTTACTCGACGGAAGGCTCCTCTCTCGTGAGCCAACAGATACAGTCGGGAAGATTAAATCAAGGTGAAGACAACGTGAACGCCATTAGTCGCGGGAGGTCAGCAGTAAATTCTCGAACGATAACGCATGAACGTATATAGGATGTGCCCGCGGCAACTAAGAGTGTATCAAAGATCGTATTATGATACTAGAAGGCTCTCGACGCGAACGAGTTAATTTTAAGACTAATCAAGCTGAATCAACAGGTTAAATCAACCGATCTCGGAAAGGGAAGATAAATTCTTGGAGGGTGGTTCGAAGGATTCAGCAACGTACGTCTTCAACAAGGACCAGCAGTCGAATCCCGACATGATCGATGAGTTTTTAGAGGATATTCAATCGATGGATGAGAAGTATGTGCCTCCTCTTTTATCGAtatctaaattattattttgaacaACCATTTTGCAGAAACGACAAAGTGTCCAACAATTTTGAACCGCTGTACGAAGAGTTGAAAAAAATATACGATTGGAATCAGGACGACTCGCACAGCAAACCAAGAATTAAAGGCGATCACAGAATGTATTACGGGGCCAACGATAAATTAGATCCAACGAACAAGATGTCCGAATCGTACACGGGTCAAATCGAGCTTCCAGAGACTCAAGGTGTGGCTGAAACGTTTAATAATGTTAACATTTTAAGTGCCATTAGCTATGTACAAGGTTTTGCTAAATACTCGAAAGTTTATCCGATCGAATCGTAGTTAAATATCGTCAAATTAATACCgagaatattttgcaattttagcgTGGCACTGAAAGTGTTAACTAATCTACTCGAATCAATTTTAAATCCGTATCACGTCGACCACGATCAACTTTGCGGTTCAGCTTCTAGCCCGAACTTATTGCCTCTTTTGCTCGTTTACGATGGATCAGGAAGAGCAATAGGCGCGAAAACCGACTCGTCCGATTATCCCGAGTGCGCATCGACGTGCAACGTTTCTGGAAGTAATTATTTAGCCCTCAAAAGGACGGACGATATGTTTAAAGGCGGTTCGGAGCAAAGCAACAACACTGAGCAGAAATTACGAGAACCAGGTTCTATCGGTACGGCCGTTGAATGGCGAGAGCAAAAAGTACGAAAGAAAACACCTAAAGAGTAAACCTAAGCATTTCCAATAAATTATTACCTCGACTTACCTCCTTTCGCTCTATAAACCTTGAATCGGTCAGGTGAGCGGAGTGAGTAACGACGCGCCCCCAGAAAAAGATGCCAGGAGCTGGTCATTAACGGGCCGCAGGCAATATATTGACACAGATTCTCGTTCTCCTTACGAAAATCGTAAATATCTGGAATCATGGTTGCCCAGGGAACGCGTCCAAAATATAGATCGCGAGAAACAGACGGTTATTAGCTCGGGAGACCTCCACGAATCTTTCGTGGAACCTTCGGATTGGATCGACGATTTCGACGAGGATATGAGGCCGAGATTGAGTCGAAGTTTGAAAACGATCGATCAAAAGAATCCTGAATCTTCGA carries:
- the LOC105662754 gene encoding uncharacterized protein LOC105662754 isoform X2, translated to MIVPATDLPDRRHRTSLLICVIFVIVFPTLATTDAGKHEYGNTYEKKTEDNREFSENTKQSKHADENSKMKRTENHGRVSDENGSTLNKFLENVLKAQDDLKWIDHIVRNTHRTKNWDKSPTGSNKNLEHQNFDATSSGGKVRDKRSFLWRTNQKKYSDLYPPEPPQRVYIDSDMSVEKNLDPDNADTFQNGMNEKENGKDVTDDQLPKEWSNTKDICSLNDWLNSNKNFKGEQDKRGDRWMHDYESDQGNQLNPLKTDPRVNARYQRDEAKKAESPSLESLKETILELKKSLNEDEKREHQARVKEKEDVKERNTRAKNKHEKHGKDTESWWDSSEPEVADLKKREQDPDDFSDKNVHPNAWRKKRTEANNDDDSRKFFHRAGFGESYLEEEALKALHDRKRRSKGTPTDEKHQSNESCDDKNNLLTDEKDSLKTSKEIDCHDLDDLNKKESNDLQTNYAIEQGSKPTNNFPDTSSSVFNGRGSGVAENCEQGNRMENKLTKNEGKDSLRMFRSKPNELQSVSDQTSTLDKDDKEEEAKTQRDKAFEFADRPYPNNDGINTGQRTEESDENHGKLLPEKRSPQESGNINILLKSEKKDLIKFSNGGPNENSGIKGERQPYVFNRFDIRKKMYMENEEKPGKSVATVYNVKIEKAQVDAPVKDKSKREGSEREKQSPFSSLNFGKDKADEFDENKHGLMSDMNERNVDEGRIENSVEINKGSTERSEGTQNWYKNHNQFSTIYKNSAEKDQLENKEENLNDKKIKEASVRDSNDKINDASNLADKSTEHEEKNKRKYTQIVIVPDGLDDRKLSDMYGQRRILQYMEYSDDDIEDADASYSDKEEESQRQDIAEKSDAPSKRRERSAVSQKERAKVNVLIKQKLDKKKQNLRGTMRKRRNPVSVIEYYDYDSDNEQPEHETDEQERIKTSYDKNPIESDLVLADTEVKHTLIPPATKKDEHEAEMRKQEKLNKKLPKQQFIVSGTESRPKNVTEKMEEGLARYSTEGSSLVSQQIQSGRLNQGEDNVNAISRGRLNQPISEREDKFLEGGSKDSATYVFNKDQQSNPDMIDEFLEDIQSMDEKNDKVSNNFEPLYEELKKIYDWNQDDSHSKPRIKGDHRMYYGANDKLDPTNKMSESYTGQIELPETQGRAIGAKTDSSDYPECASTCNVSGSNYLALKRTDDMFKGGSEQSNNTEQKLREPGSIGTAVEWREQKVSGVSNDAPPEKDARSWSLTGRRQYIDTDSRSPYENRKYLESWLPRERVQNIDREKQTVISSGDLHESFVEPSDWIDDFDEDMRPRLSRSLKTIDQKNPESSTNKMAQDGPVTKVKDGVKGTSTLITERNLLNVSTEISKVQDSTMKTMSTVEDSRLSLRYPSLDLRDLFNKPNDRVKRQIQLPYDTYYDDKQSPDSEKLDYYEYSKNQDETNDRVSEPNEEIAIEDENDGKVARGASSKKKKQHRKRKHRHSDEKKGKKKSHAKKSKYSGNSNRRRRHPKKHSNDLKTKHEHDHKKHKKRVPKTGNLKKSNVDDKVHGIKEFSVNERKTRRNKMDSEHAMNIDSEAQRKISSLLSIDNVEDESQMGSALHGELAGKIVDHIFEQVQKNEDLKLSLGPGLYQKHKTGETVSANKAYRQALDDDEMNHATELLNKIMLLLNRLIFDEVQRKTCVSLSPDLTEFLDWILDVNPRRNSMEQPASLPVVHAMDVPHHFPKDKFLFRDSTSNEMGDEFNELRRKLQLVEKLINEYRTLSEKEKTKVQSVHDYLSNQLDRLLEFVQAIEKEKLEFPTKAAKGKSGMILQYQGGMTNTSNGGHSMRPNMASPSPNVSNSLKAKNERLLADEDFYEDGLDSFRKRRRTIRSLDKQSKPRKKHRKRGKRKKKHRKRHKGGNAIDQLPHKDTVHNAMTSRQKREYLDKEFRDSFESEYEEPLIYSSMDFENVESKSRDDRTKGSLKDEDDKKIFGSNDEVKKKEIQKRIDSFDTSSGKSNLVHGELDSNTKSKIIDEKHRTDAQLEEEPITGKDQLEDEILLLNKRQSWKRQNEEQLEELAFGEDMRKGLKEKELFEKLTGIDKEISSSVSATTKKDANEENLKCLKDCTKNDRSGNNNLSDENKLRMLEEKINVYSDNK
- the LOC105662754 gene encoding uncharacterized protein LOC105662754 isoform X4 produces the protein MIVPATDLPDRRHRTSLLICVIFVIVFPTLATTDAGKHEYGNTYEKKTEDNREFSENTKQSKHADENSKMKRTENHGRVSDENGSTLNKFLENVLKAQDDLKWIDHIVRNTHRTKNWDKSPTGSNKNLEHQNFDATSSGGKVRDKRSFLWRTNQKKYSDLYPPEPPQRVYIDSDMSVEKNLDPDNADTFQNGMNEKENGKDVTDDQLPKEWSNTKDICSLNDWLNSNKNFKGEQDKRGDRWMHDYESDQGNQLNPLKTDPRVNARYQRDEAKKAESPSLESLKETILELKKSLNEDEKREHQARVKEKEDVKERNTRAKNKHEKHGKDTESWWDSSEPEVADLKKREQDPDDFSDKNVHPNAWRKKRTEANNDDDSRKFFHRAGFGESYLEEEALKALHDRKRRSKGTPTDEKHQSNESCDDKNNLLTDEKDSLKTSKEIDCHDLDDLNKKESNDLQTNYAIEQGSKPTNNFPDTSSSVFNGRGSGVAENCEQGNRMENKLTKNEGKDSLRMFRSKPNELQSVSDQTSTLDKDDKEEEAKTQRDKAFEFADRPYPNNDGINTGQRTEESDENHGKLLPEKRSPQESGNINILLKSEKKDLIKFSNGGPNENSGIKGERQPYVFNRFDIRKKMYMENEEKPGKSVATVYNVKIEKAQVDAPVKDKSKREGSEREKQSPFSSLNFGKDKADEFDENKHGLMSDMNERNVDEGRIENSVEINKGSTERSEGTQNWYKNHNQFSTIYKNSAEKDQLENKEENLNDKKIKEASVRDSNDKINDASNLADKSTEHEEKNKRKYTQIVIVPDGLDDRKLSDMYGQRRILQYMEYSDDDIEDADASYSDKEEESQRQDIAEKSDAPSKRRERSAVSQKERAKVNVLIKQKLDKKKQNLRGTMRKRRNPVSVIEYYDYDSDNEQPEHETDEQERIKTSYDKNPIESDLVLADTEVKHTLIPPATKKDEHEAEMRKQEKLNKKLPKQQFIVSGTESRPKNVTEKMEEGLARYSTEGSSLVSQQIQSGRLNQGEDNVNAISRGRLNQPISEREDKFLEGGSKDSATYVFNKDQQSNPDMIDEFLEDIQSMDEKNDKVSNNFEPLYEELKKIYDWNQDDSHSKPRIKGDHRMYYGANDKLDPTNKMSESYTGQIELPETQASSPNLLPLLLVYDGSGRAIGAKTDSSDYPECASTCNVSGSNYLALKRTDDMFKGGSEQSNNTEQKLREPGSIGTAVEWREQKVSGVSNDAPPEKDARSWSLTGRRQYIDTDSRSPYENRKYLESWLPRERVQNIDREKQTVISSGDLHESFVEPSDWIDDFDEDMRPRLSRSLKTIDQKNPESSTNKMAQDGPVTKVKDGVKGTSTLITERNLLNVSTEISKVQDSTMKTMSTVEDSRLSLRYPSLDLRDLFNKPNDRVKRQIQLPYDTYYDDKQSPDSEKLDYYEYSKNQDETNDRVSEPNEEIAIEDENDGKVARGASSKKKKQHRKRKHRHSDEKKGKKKSHAKKSKYSGNSNRRRRHPKKHSNDLKTKHEHDHKKHKKRVPKTGNLKKSNVDDKVHGIKEFSVNERKTRRNKMDSEHAMNIDSEAQRKISSLLSIDNVEDESQMGSALHGELAGKIVDHIFEQVQKNEDLKLSLGPGLYQKHKTGETVSANKAYRQALDDDEMNHATELLNKIMLLLNRLIFDEVQRKTCVSLSPDLTEFLDWILDVNPRRNSMEQPASLPVVHAMDVPHHFPKDKFLFRDSTSNEMGDEFNELRRKLQLVEKLINEYRTLSEKEKTKVQSVHDYLSNQLDRLLEFVQAIEKEKLEFPTKAAKGKSGMILQYQGGMTNTSNGGHSMRPNMASPSPNVSNSLKAKNERLLADEDFYEDGLDSFRKRRRTIRSLDKQSKPRKKHRKRGKRKKKHRKRHKGGNAIDQLPHKDTVHNAMTSRQKREYLDKEFRDSFESEYEEPLIYSSMDFENVESKSRDDRTKGSLKDEDDKKIFGSNDEVKKKEIQKRIDSFDTSSGKSNLVHGELDSNTKSKIIDEKHRIGRRTDNGEGSTGG
- the LOC105662754 gene encoding uncharacterized protein LOC105662754 isoform X5, with amino-acid sequence MIVPATDLPDRRHRTSLLICVIFVIVFPTLATTDAGKHEYGNTYEKKTEDNREFSENTKQSKHADENSKMKRTENHGRVSDENGSTLNKFLENVLKAQDDLKWIDHIVRNTHRTKNWDKSPTGSNKNLEHQNFDATSSGGKVRDKRSFLWRTNQKKYSDLYPPEPPQRVYIDSDMSVEKNLDPDNADTFQNGMNEKENGKDVTDDQLPKEWSNTKDICSLNDWLNSNKNFKGEQDKRGDRWMHDYESDQGNQLNPLKTDPRVNARYQRDEAKKAESPSLESLKETILELKKSLNEDEKREHQARVKEKEDVKERNTRAKNKHEKHGKDTESWWDSSEPEVADLKKREQDPDDFSDKNVHPNAWRKKRTEANNDDDSRKFFHRAGFGESYLEEEALKALHDRKRRSKGTPTDEKHQSNESCDDKNNLLTDEKDSLKTSKEIDCHDLDDLNKKESNDLQTNYAIEQGSKPTNNFPDTSSSVFNGRGSGVAENCEQGNRMENKLTKNEGKDSLRMFRSKPNELQSVSDQTSTLDKDDKEEEAKTQRDKAFEFADRPYPNNDGINTGQRTEESDENHGKLLPEKRSPQESGNINILLKSEKKDLIKFSNGGPNENSGIKGERQPYVFNRFDIRKKMYMENEEKPGKSVATVYNVKIEKAQVDAPVKDKSKREGSEREKQSPFSSLNFGKDKADEFDENKHGLMSDMNERNVDEGRIENSVEINKGSTERSEGTQNWYKNHNQFSTIYKNSAEKDQLENKEENLNDKKIKEASVRDSNDKINDASNLADKSTEHEEKNKRKYTQIVIVPDGLDDRKLSDMYGQRRILQYMEYSDDDIEDADASYSDKEEESQRQDIAEKSDAPSKRRERSAVSQKERAKVNVLIKQKLDKKKQNLRGTMRKRRNPVSVIEYYDYDSDNEQPEHETDEQERIKTSYDKNPIESDLVLADTEVKHTLIPPATKKDEHEAEMRKQEKLNKKLPKQQFIVSGTESRPKNVTEKMEEGLARYSTEGSSLVSQQIQSGRLNQGEDNVNAISRGRLNQPISEREDKFLEGGSKDSATYVFNKDQQSNPDMIDEFLEDIQSMDEKNDKVSNNFEPLYEELKKIYDWNQDDSHSKPRIKGDHRMYYGANDKLDPTNKMSESYTGQIELPETQASSPNLLPLLLVYDGSGRAIGAKTDSSDYPECASTCNVSGSNYLALKRTDDMFKGGSEQSNNTEQKLREPGSIGTAVEWREQKVSGVSNDAPPEKDARSWSLTGRRQYIDTDSRSPYENRKYLESWLPRERVQNIDREKQTVISSGDLHESFVEPSDWIDDFDEDMRPRLSRSLKTIDQKNPESSTNKMAQDGPVTKVKDGVKGTSTLITERNLLNVSTEISKVQDSTMKTMSTVEDSRLSLRYPSLDLRDLFNKPNDRVKRQIQLPYDTYYDDKQSPDSEKLDYYEYSKNQDETNDRVSEPNEEIAIEDENDGKVARGASSKKKKQHRKRKHRHSDEKKGKKKSHAKKSKYSGNSNRRRRHPKKHSNDLKTKHEHDHKKHKKRVPKTGNLKKSNVDDKVHGIKEFSVNERKTRRNKMDSEHAMNIDSEAQRKISSLLSIDNVEDESQMGSALHGELAGKIVDHIFEQVQKNEDLKLSLGPGLYQKHKTGETVSANKAYRQALDDDEMNHATELLNKIMLLLNRLIFDEVQRKTCVSLSPDLTEFLDWILDVNPRRNSMEQPASLPVVHAMDVPHHFPKDKFLFRDSTSNEMGDEFNELRRKLQLVEKLINEYRTLSEKEKTKVQSVHDYLSNQLDRLLEFVQAIEKEKLEFPTKAAKGKSGMILQYQGGMTNTSNGGHSMRPNMASPSPNVSNSLKAKNERLLADEDFYEDGLDSFRKRRRTIRSLDKQSKPRKKHRKRGKRKKKHRKRHKGGNAIDQLPHKDTVHNAMTSRQKREYLDKEFRDSFESEYEEPLIYSSMDFENVESKSRDDRTKGSLKDEDDKKIFGSNDEVKKKEIQKRIDSFDTSSGKSNLVHGELDSNTKSKIIDEKHRNVRS
- the LOC105662754 gene encoding uncharacterized protein LOC105662754 isoform X3 translates to MIVPATDLPDRRHRTSLLICVIFVIVFPTLATTDAGKHEYGNTYEKKTEDNREFSENTKQSKHADENSKMKRTENHGRVSDENGSTLNKFLENVLKAQDDLKWIDHIVRNTHRTKNWDKSPTGSNKNLEHQNFDATSSGGKVRDKRSFLWRTNQKKYSDLYPPEPPQRVYIDSDMSVEKNLDPDNADTFQNGMNEKENGKDVTDDQLPKEWSNTKDICSLNDWLNSNKNFKGEQDKRGDRWMHDYESDQGNQLNPLKTDPRVNARYQRDEAKKAESPSLESLKETILELKKSLNEDEKREHQARVKEKEDVKERNTRAKNKHEKHGKDTESWWDSSEPEVADLKKREQDPDDFSDKNVHPNAWRKKRTEANNDDDSRKFFHRAGFGESYLEEEALKALHDRKRRSKGTPTDEKHQSNESCDDKNNLLTDEKDSLKTSKEIDCHDLDDLNKKESNDLQTNYAIEQGSKPTNNFPDTSSSVFNGRGSGVAENCEQGNRMENKLTKNEGKDSLRMFRSKPNELQSVSDQTSTLDKDDKEEEAKTQRDKAFEFADRPYPNNDGINTGQRTEESDENHGKLLPEKRSPQESGNINILLKSEKKDLIKFSNGGPNENSGIKGERQPYVFNRFDIRKKMYMENEEKPGKSVATVYNVKIEKAQVDAPVKDKSKREGSEREKQSPFSSLNFGKDKADEFDENKHGLMSDMNERNVDEGRIENSVEINKGSTERSEGTQNWYKNHNQFSTIYKNSAEKDQLENKEENLNDKKIKEASVRDSNDKINDASNLADKSTEHEEKNKRKYTQIVIVPDGLDDRKLSDMYGQRRILQYMEYSDDDIEDADASYSDKEEESQRQDIAEKSDAPSKRRERSAVSQKERAKVNVLIKQKLDKKKQNLRGTMRKRRNPVSVIEYYDYDSDNEQPEHETDEQERIKTSYDKNPIESDLVLADTEVKHTLIPPATKKDEHEAEMRKQEKLNKKLPKQQFIVSGTESRPKNVTEKMEEGLARYSTEGSSLVSQQIQSGRLNQGEDNVNAISRGRLNQPISEREDKFLEGGSKDSATYVFNKDQQSNPDMIDEFLEDIQSMDEKNDKVSNNFEPLYEELKKIYDWNQDDSHSKPRIKGDHRMYYGANDKLDPTNKMSESYTGQIELPETQASSPNLLPLLLVYDGSGRAIGAKTDSSDYPECASTCNVSGSNYLALKRTDDMFKGGSEQSNNTEQKLREPGSIGTAVEWREQKVSGVSNDAPPEKDARSWSLTGRRQYIDTDSRSPYENRKYLESWLPRERVQNIDREKQTVISSGDLHESFVEPSDWIDDFDEDMRPRLSRSLKTIDQKNPESSTNKMAQDGPVTKVKDGVKGTSTLITERNLLNVSTEISKVQDSTMKTMSTVEDSRLSLRYPSLDLRDLFNKPNDRVKRQIQLPYDTYYDDKQSPDSEKLDYYEYSKNQDETNDRVSEPNEEIAIEDENDGKVARGASSKKKKQHRKRKHRHSDEKKGKKKSHAKKSKYSGNSNRRRRHPKKHSNDLKTKHEHDHKKHKKRVPKTGNLKKSNVDDKVHGIKEFSVNERKTRRNKMDSEHAMNIDSEAQRKISSLLSIDNVEDESQMGSALHGELAGKIVDHIFEQVQKNEDLKLSLGPGLYQKHKTGETVSANKAYRQALDDDEMNHATELLNKIMLLLNRLIFDEVQRKTCVSLSPDLTEFLDWILDVNPRRNSMEQPASLPVVHAMDVPHHFPKDKFLFRDSTSNEMGDEFNELRRKLQLVEKLINEYRTLSEKEKTKVQSVHDYLSNQLDRLLEFVQAIEKEKLEFPTKAAKGKSGMILQYQGGMTNTSNGGHSMRPNMASPSPNVSNSLKAKNERLLADEDFYEDGLDSFRKRRRTIRSLDKQSKPRKKHRKRGKRKKKHRKRHKGGNAIDQLPHKDTVHNAMTSRQKREYLDKEFRDSFESEYEEPLIYSSMDFENVESKSRDDRTKGSLKDEDDKKIFGSNDEVKKKEIQKRIDSFDTSSGKSNLVHGELDSNTKSKIIDEKHRTDAQLEEEPITGKDQLEDEILLLNKRQSWKRQNEEQLEELAFGEDMRKGLKEKELFEKLTGIDKEISSSRQ